A region of the Campylobacter cuniculorum DSM 23162 = LMG 24588 genome:
TTTTCTAAAGAACCTGCCTGACGCACCTTAAGCATAGCATTAGCATGTAAAGGAATATCGCTTCTTGTGAAGGCATCTCCTGCGGGACTTAAATCGTCAGTATTTGTTTCACCTGCGACTTTAAAAACAACGCATTTAATCACTTCAGGTAATTTTTCTTTCTTTAAAAACCATTCAGCTTTAGCCCAGCTTTCAAGGATGGATTGAGCATAGGCATTGTTTTTGCTAAGTTCAGCTATGGTATGGAAATCATCATGAACAAAAATAATATTTTTAAGCACTTCTGCGACATCTTTGGCAATATCTTCTTGCTTTAAAGCCTCGATTAAAACCTTAACATTATACCCACCTAACATCGTTTCAAGCATAGATAAAGCTCTTTTTTTATCGATACTTGGAGCTTTGATTTTATCCTTTAAAATTGCATCTAAAAATTCGCATTTAATCAAAGCTGCATCATCGACTCCCGGATTGACTCTTTCTTGTAAGAGTTTTGCTAATTCTTCATCATTATTTGTTTTAAGCAATTCGCAAAGTTCTTTAGTTTGAGTTGCATTTAAAGGTAGAGGGGGGACACCTAAAGCTTTTCTTTCTGCGACCAGTTTATTGTATTCTTGTATGAAAGACATTTTCACTCCTTTAAAATTTTTTTTGTTATAATTATAACGACTAAAAGGATAAAAAATGTTTAAACTTTATTATAAATCTCCTATATGTTACTTATCTTTACACAGCGATGGAAATTTTTTAATAAAACTTGATTTTTGTCAAGAAAAAAGAGAAGAAAAAAGTTGTGAGCTTCTTGAGTATGCGAAAAATGAACTTGAGCTTTATTTTTCTAAGAAATTAAATGTTTTCAAAACCCCTTTAAAGATTCAAGGGAGTGATTTTGAACAAAAAGTATATAAAGCTTTAATTGAAATTCCTTATGGAAAACTTCAAACTTATAAACAAATTGCTGAAAAAATAGGACATAAAAATGCTTTTCGTGCTGTTGGGAACGCAAATTCTAAAAATGAACTTCCTATTTTTATCCCTTGTCATAGAGTTATAGCTTGTAAGGGACTTGGGGGATATAGTGGGGGTTTGGGGATTAAGAAATTTTTACTTCAGCTTGAGGGGGTTGATTTAGCTCAATTTGCCTAAATGAATTCTTTTTTGATTAAAATCTTTTGTTTTGTAATATTCTTTGACTAAAGGATTTTTAAATTCCATTCTTTCCTTAAAGTTTCTATCAGAATAAAAAGATATAATCTAAGAAATGTCTGGAGAAACACCCGCTAGATGTGTGGCGGTGACTTCAGGCATTTTATCGACGACAGCTCTAAATCTAACATTTTTATTATTTTCCCATTGTTTTATAAATTATTCCTTTCAAATTTATATTTGTTTTAATTTTTTGTTTGATGTGTTTGATTATTTTCTTGTATAGAATTTATATCTTTTGTTTTGTAATATTCTTTAACTAAAGGATTTTTAAATTCCATTCTTTCCTTAAAGTTTCTATCAGAATAAAATGTTACAATAATATCATCAAAGGGGGATAGTGGCGTTTTCGGGAGACCCTCCCCTTTGATTTTATCAGTTGCTACTCTAATCTAATACTCTTATCATTTTCCCATTCAAATAGTTTTGCTGATTTGTTTCCTTCAATATCAATAAAAGGTTCATTTGGTTGCATAATGATTAATGATATAAAACATTCATTTACAAATTTAATGCTAGGACTTTTATATAATAATTTCTTTTTTGTAATTTAAGTTTTTTAATCATTAATAAAATTATCTTATTAATATTTTTTACTCTTAATGATTATTTTGTAAAAAGCGTTTTTATTTCAATGATAATATTTTTTTAACAAGCTCTAGTATAACTCTTTAAGAAAGATTTTGTTATAGGCTTTGTTTTGTTTTTATAAGCTTTTTAAAATATAGAAATTTGTGTTTTTTTAAAATCATCTAAATAGAATTTCTTACTCATATAACCCTTAAATATAAAATTTCAAAAATGTTCTATCATCTCTTAAACTTTTATCATCTAAGATTTAGAGCGTATAAATTAGAATTAATCTTAAAAAATTATAAAAATGACAAAAACATACTCAAAGCAAAGAAGCATTTAAGCTATAGATTAGAAATGGCTTTGGTTAAAGCACACAAAGCTTAGTATAAAGGTGGATATATTAAATTTTTAAGGAATTTAGAGTCATAAAAAAGATTTTAATCATAGTTTATAAATTGAAAAATAAAAATCATATTTTAAATATCTTAGCTCATTTTTATGAAAAAAATGAGGAATTTTGATAATTTAAAATACATTTAGAGCAAGAAAGCGAGGGACAAATCACAATAGAGGAATTATTGAATTTAGGAAATTCTATAAGAGCCTATTTGAAAATATTTAAAGAACCTTTCATGGATGAAAAAGGTGGAAAAGTATTTGAATGGGAAAATAATAATAGAGTGCGTTTTAGAGCTGTAACAGATAAAATCAAAGGGGAGGGCGACAACTTCCACTCAACCCCCTCTGATGAGTTAATTATAACATTTTACTCTGATAGAAATCTTAAGGAAAGAATGGAATTTAAAAATCCTTTAGTCAAAGAATATTACAAAATTACAAAACAAAAGATGTAAATTCTATACAAGAAAATAATCAAACACATCAAACAAAAAATTCAAACAAATATAAATTTAAAAGGAATAATTTATAAAACAATGGGAAAATAACGAAAATATTAATTTTAGAGTTATTACAGACAGAATGAAGTATTCACAAAAAACGATAGAAAATATCAAAGGGGAGGGAGTCAACTTCCACTTTCCCCCTCTGATGAGTTAATTATAACATTTTACTCTGATAGAAATCTTAAAGAAAAAATGGAATTTAAAAATCCTTTAGTTAAAGAATATTATAAAACAAAAAAAGATTATATTAATTTTTGATTGTAGAGTTTTAAAAAGAGATGTTGTAGAATTTAGGAAAAATTTTAATAATTTGATTATTAAAATTTCTTTATCTCTTTCTTATAATTCTTTTAGCAAACTCGCAGTAAAATACCGCATTTATTATCTTTAACAAGATTTTCTATGAATTCTTATAATGTTTTAGCTTGGCTTAATTTTTTTGTTGCTGATGTTCGCGATGGTTTAGGACCTTATCTTGGAGTGTTTTTGAAAGGACATGGATTTTTAGAAGGGCAAATCGGTTTTATCGGCACAATTACTTCACTTAGCACGCTCATTTTAGGAATACCATTTGGAATTTTAGTCGATAAAACGCACTATAAACGCACACTTATTACTTTCTGTATTCTTATGATTATGTTTAGCACACTTGCAAATTATTTTTATCCAACCTTTATTTTCACGCTCCTTGCACAATTTAGCATTTCTTTGTGTGCAGTGTTTCTTGCTCCTGCATTTGCGGCATTGACACTTGGAATTGTAGGACAAAAAGCTTATGCACAGCAAACAAGTCGCAATGAAGCCTACAAACACGCTGGGACAGCCTTTAGTGCAGCTTTGAGCTTTGTATGTGCTTTATATTTTGGAATCGCTTCAATTTTTGCTATCACTACATTTATGGGAATTTTTTCTTTACTTTGTCTTATATTCTTACGCAATGCTTTTATCAATCACGAAGTAGCAAGAGGTGCAGAAGTAAGCCTTGAAAAACCTAAAAATCCGCTCAATGAATCAAAATTAGAAGAAACTCTAATGCAACCACAGAAAACATTTAAATTTAAACAGAATTCTAATGAGCAAAAGGCTTCTTTTAAGCTGTTTAAAGCAATTTTCGATAAACAACTTCTTGTGTTAAGTGTTGTGCTTTTTTGTTTTCACCTTAGCAATGCTGCAATGCTTCCACTTTTAAGTCAAAGAGCACACACCTTAGGTGTAGATTCTAGTGGAGCATATGCGGCAGCAACAATTATAATTGCACAAGGCACAATGATTTTTGTTGCTTTATTTTGCGGAAAATTCTTAGACATTTCTCAAACACAAAATGCATACAAACAAAATAATATATTAAATTCGTTTAACACATTGATTATATATATAAAAACGAGAGTCTCTAAAACGCAAATCATATTAATTCTTATGGGAATTTCTCTTTTTGAACTTTTGATTCGCGGACTGATTGCTGCGTATTTTGAAAATATCAGCGGTATGATTATTGTGCAAATTTTAGATGGTGTTGGTGCAGGGATTACGGGTGTGATTGTGCCGATTTTGGTAGCATTTATCCTAAGAGGGAGTGGGCATATCAATGCCGGACTTGCTTTTGTAATGACCTGTGGAGGCGTTGGCGGGGCATTGAGCGGAAGTTTAGGGGGCTTCATAGCACAATACTATGGATATTTTATGGCATATATGGCTCTTGCTTTAGTCGCTGGAATAGGGCTTGTTATATGGTGTTTGTTTGCAAATATATTTAAAAATAATGATAAAAGGATACAAGAATTTTAAAATTAGGATTTTGAAAAATTCCTTATTTTGTGATGAAATAATCCCCATTAAAACTCACAAGGGAATAGGCTCTTTCATCTCCTATGCTATCCACAAGTTCATCTATGCTTAAAAAACTCAAACTATCTGCTTTAATGTATTTGCGTACTTCTTCAATATTTTTATGGGCACTGATAAGCTCTTCAAAAGTTGGCGTATCTATACCATAAACATCGGGGAATTTGATTTCAGGACAGGCGATTGCAAGATGAATTTTACTTGCTCCTGCACTGCGAAGCAAGGAAATGATTTTTTTAGAGGTTGTTCCACGCACTATGCTATCATCAATCACTACAATTTCTTTGCCCTTCAAAACTTTTCCCATAGGATTTAATTTGAGTTTAACCTTTAAATTTCTGAGTTCTTGAGTGGGCTCTATGAAGGTTCTACCCACATAATGATTCCTTACAATTGCCATTTCAAGTGGAATTTTAAGATAATGTGCAAAACCTATAGCAGCACTCACTCCACTATCTGGAACAGGCACGACAAAATCGGCTTTATAGATGAATTTTTTAGCTAAATTTTCACCCATTTTCTTACGCACTTCATAAACGCTTTTTCCTTCAACAACGCTATCAGGACGTGCAAAATACACATATTCAAACGCACAAATTCTAGGCTCACTTTTGAAAAGCTCTATGCTTTCAAATTGTTCTTGTCCGAGTGTGAAAATCAGCATTTCTCCCGGAAGTATATCACGTATAAATTCAGCTTCTATTAAGTCAAATGCACAGGTTTCACTCGCTATAATATAGCCTCCGTCTTTCAATCTGCCCAAAGAAAGGGGACGCACACCATAAGGGTCTCTCGCAACATAAAGCTTTTCTTTATCCGCCAAAACAAAACAATACGCACCAACGCAATCTCTAAGGCTTTCTATAAATCTTTCTTTTAAATTTTGTTTTTTGCTCCTTGCAATTAAATGCACGACATTTTCGGTGTCCATATTTGTTCTAAAAATCGCACCATCTTGAATGAGTCTTGTTCTTACTTCATCTTTATTGACTAAATTTCCATTATGAGCTAAGGCTATATCGCCTAAAATACAAGTTGCAGCTATGGGTTGAGTGTCATTAAGACTTGAATTTCCTGCTGTAGAATAACGATTGTGCCCGATTGCAAGCTCACCTTCTAAACTTTTGAGCTTTTCTTCATTAAATACTTGACTGACTTCGCCTTTAGCCTTAATGGTTTTTATGTTTTTGCCATTGCTGACACTGATTCCACTTGCTTCTTGCCCACGATGTTGCATAGCAAATAAAGCATAATACGCATAAGTGCTTGCATTTTTTGAATTAATCACTCCAACCACAGCACACATTTAAATTCCTAAAAAATCATTAATTGAATACAAATTTGGCTCTTTAGAAACAAGCCATTTAGCGATTTTAATCGCACCTTTAGCAAAAGTAGCCCTTGAAGTTGCATTATGAGTGAGTTCTAAGTATTCTCCATCTTCATAAAAGCCTATAGTGTGGCGTCCTACTATATCTCCACCCCTTAAACTCATCACAGCAATTGTGTCTTTATTGCGTTCTCCTATGATTCCATCGCGTCCGCTTATACGCACTTTTTCTAAGTCCAAAAATCGAGCTTTTGCAACATTTTGTGCCAGACTCATTGCCGTGCCACTTGGAGAATCCTTTTTATGACGATGATGCATTTCTAAAATTTCTATATCGAAATTTTCAAGCAAGGTGCTTGCTTTGTTTGCAAGATAGTTTAAAACCGCTACTCCTAAAGACATGTTGGTTGCATAAAATACGGGCATCACTTCAGCTGCACTTTGTAAAAGTTGAAAGGTTTTTTCATCAAGTCCTGTTGTGCCTATGACTAAGGGTTTGGGATTTGTTCTTGCAAAATTTAAGAGTTCTTTTGTGCCGATGGGAGAGGAAAAATCAATCACCACTTCACAATTTTCAAAAAACTCACTTATATTGTCATTTTGGTCGAATAAAGCAGAGGCTTTTGCATTTTCCTCTTCTAAACAAAATTGAATTTGTTTTCCCATACGCCCTTTTGCACCATAAATTCCTATTTGTAGCATTGTCTTCCTTAAGCTTTGTATTATATAAATTGTAGCATTTGCTTGATTAAACTTAGATAAGCTCAAAAAATAAATTTATTTTTTTGAGCGAAATTAAATCTTTTTGTTTTAATATTATTGAGCTTCGCTCTAAAAATAATTTAAATTTTATATTTAAAATTCATACTTTTAACTCAAAATATATAGAAATATTACAAACTAAAAATTTTGTTTTTTAAATTTTGAAAGATAATCTTTAATCCTTGTTTTTTCACTTTCTTCTAATCTTATAAAAGAAATTTCTTTAAGTTTTGAGAGCAAAAGATTTTCGTCAGGGATTTCATCCTTGCCGATTTCTAAACCTGTAATGACACTTCTGCTTATCAAAAGTCTTTTGCTTTCGCTTTTTCTAAGCCCCCAAATGCTATGGATTGCAAGTTCTTTGTCTTTAAAACTCCCCACATAAAGCATTATATGTCCTTTAAGATAAAGCAAACTTAAATAAGGTTTAGCAAAATTTTTTAAGAATTCTTTTTTTTGAGTGTTGCTTAAAAAACTTATATCAAAATGTGAAAAAGCATTATTTTGTGCTAGAGAATTTCGAGGCATATATAGACCAAAAGGCACAAAAATATCGTGTGTGAGTAAAGAACAATCGCGTTCAAAACTATATCCGCCCCAACCATAAGGCAGATTTAGAACTTCAGATAATTGATGTTTTAGATGCAAGTCGTTAAATTCTAAAGGGAAATTTGCTGCCTTATCTTTAGCAATTTTGTATTTATTTTCTCCAATTTTTCCATAATAATATTCTTTATCGCTTTTATAATAAGGATAAATCGCACCTATTCTTGTTTCAAAAAAATATCTTCCTTTTTCATCAAAAACAGGCATTTTTTCAAATAAAGGTGTGATAAAATTGAGATTTTCGTAAATTTTTGTTCTGTGTTCGCTAAAAATTTCTAAGGCATCGGTTTGAATAAAACCAAAACTATTTTCAAATCTTACAAAGGCATAGCGTTTATCTTTGGTTAAATGGGAAATTAAAACAGGGCTTCCTATATTTAAAATATTATCGATTGCATAATCAAAAGGAATTCCCTCGCCTTCTTTAAAAGGATTTTTTAAAATCAATCCTTGAGTTGGAAAATTTTTCAAAAGAGTGTTTTTAATCACCAAAGCCTTTTTATTAATACTTCCTAATGCTGAAATATTAGCATTTATAATATTTTTTTCAAACCAAGATTTAGGAATGATTTGCTTGTTAAAAAAATAATATTTATTGTTCTTATTTAAATAAGCCTCAAAAGACCAAAATAAATTTTTAGAATTTAAATTTCTAAAATCACTATGCCAAGCAGAGAAAAAATATTTTTTATATGTTTTACCATCGTTTTTAAAAAACTCTTTAGAAACCGGAAGCAAGGAGAGATTTTGTTCAAAATCAAGTTTTGCGTAGTGTTTTGAACGCGAATTCATTTCAAAATTCGTTTGATTTAAAACTTCATTTGTGTTTGTTTTCAAAGAGCAAGCTGTAAAAATGAGTGCAAATATTAAAAAAATATAACGCATCAATAAACCTTTGCTAAAAAATTGTTATAATTATAATCAAGGAAAAATAATGCTTAATAAATTAGAAAAAATTTTAGAAAGGCACAATGTTTTTTTAAGCGGTGGAGCAGGTGTTGGAAAATCTTTTTTAACCAAAAAAATAAAAAATTCCTATGAAAAACAAGATAAAAAAGTCATCACCTTAGGTTCAAGTGCCTTAAGTGCTATTAATATCGGTGGGATAACTTTACACAGCTTTTTTTGTTTTGGACGCTGTGTGAATTTAGAAGAGCTTTATCTTTATGATAAAAAACAAAGAAAAAAACTCATTCAATTAGAAAAAATTCTCAAAAAGATTGATCTCATTATTATCGATGAAATTTCTATGGTGAGTGCAGACCTTTTAGATATGATTGCTTTTAGGGTTAAAAGCTTTGGTTTTAAAGGGAAATTTTTAATTGTAGGGGATTTTTTTCAATTGCCTCCTGTGATAAAAGATAAGCAAGTTAATTCTTTATTTGTCAATTCCCATTATGCTTTTTCTTCTTTATTTTGGGAGGAATTAATGCTTAAAAATTTGAGTCTTTCTGTGTCTAAAAGAACTCAAAATGAGCAGTTTTATGAAAAACTTTCTCTATTAAGACAAGGAATTTTTAATGATGAGCTTTTAGAATATTTTCAAACATTTCTCTTAAATCCAAAAAAATTAGAAAGTGAATTTGATGATTTTACCTTACTTTGTGGGATAAACAAAAAGGCAGATGATATCAATGAACAAAGATTAAATAAAATTCAAAATCCACTCTTTTCTTTTAGAGCTGAATTGACAAAAGAGGATGAGGATTTAACACAAGCTCAATTTGATTCTTGGATAAAAAGCCTTAGCATCGTTGAAAATCTTAAGCTTAAAGTGGGTGCAAGAATCATTTTCACTCTTAATAATTTTGATAAGGGATATTTTAATGGCGAACAAGGCATAATCGATGAAATTTTAGAGCAAGAAAATAAGTTTTATATCAAAATCATCAAAAATAATGGTTGTGAAATTTTACTTGAGCCTTATACTTATTTATTTGAGGAGGTCAAACAAATAGGAGAGGAAATTTTTACCGCTATTCGTGCAAGTGTGAGTCAATTTCCTATAAAATTAGCCTATGCTATCACCATTCACAAATCGCAAGGAATGAGCATTGAAAAGCTTATTTGCGATATTGATAATATTTTTGAAAACGGACAGCTTTATGTCGCTTTGTCACGTGGTATTAATCCTAAAAATCTTAAAATTTTGTATTCTAAAAGCTTGAATTTTAAAAATTATTTTGTTAATGTTTTAAAAACTGATGAAAATGTTAAAACTTTTTATAGAGAAAATGACTTTCTAGATTTAGAAAACGATGAGGAATAAAAATGAAAAAATTGCTTTTGGCTTTGCCTTTGATTTTAAGTGCAAACAGCCTTGAGATTGAAAATTTAAGAACAGATCTTTATTCTAAAAGTGGAGTTAATGTGTTGAAAAAAATTGAACTTTCTTTAGAATTTGAGGGAGAGAATGTGGATTCAAAAAAAACTCAAATTATTGATAGCGTTAATACCGTAATTTCGGGATTTTTCTATGAGGATATTTTCACAGAATCGGGTAAAAATAATTTTAAAAAAACTTTAGAAAAATTCATAGAAAAAAAATATAAATTTAAGGTTGATGAGATTTATATTTTATCCTTAAGCGGGATAGAAAAATTTGATATTGAGGAATTTAAAAAATTTTTACAAAGCACAGAGGCTAAAGAAAAAAATACAGAAAATGAGCTTAAAAAAATTCTTGACAATATAAAAGTACCTGAAGTAAAAGAAGTGCAAACTCCGCATATACCAGAAATACCAAAGGATTTTTTTGATAATAATGAGCAAAATTTAGATGATACAGATATTAATCCTAAAAATTTAGATATTCCGAAAATCACACCGGATATTGAAGAAAAAATTAAAAGAGATTTAATCAGCAATCAAGAGCTTAACCGGTCTGAAAAAGCTAATATTTTAGAACGAAATCATTTAAAAGAAGATTCATCTTTAGGACAAAATTTAGAAACAAATCAAACCGAACAAAATTCAAATTTAAATCAAAATTTAAACGGATTTGAGCTTAATTTTGATGAAAACGAAACTTCGATTTAAAAATTTTTAAAATTTGTATCCAAAACTAACGCACTAAATCGTAATTTTTTGGAAATTTTGGTATAAAAATATTTTCATCAAGCTTAGTGTTTTTACTTTGCTTTAAAAGAGTGATTAAAACATAATTTTCAAATTCATCTTTATAGCCTATACTTTTGACTTCATCATTTTCTAAAAGAATTTTATAATTTATGTTTTGGTATTTTGCTTCAAGTTCGTTGGGGCGAATTTTTTTAGCTGATTTGAAAATTTCATTTAAGTTAGGAATTGTATCCAAAGTAGAAAAAATCACTTGTTCTAAATCATGTTCTACGATAGTGATTTGATTTTTATTGATATAAATTTCTTTTCTTGTTGGCTTTTCATAGCTCCAAAAAGCTTTATTTTGTGTTAAAACAAAATGTCCGCTGTAATTGATTTTTGAATTTTTAGAGCTCACACTT
Encoded here:
- a CDS encoding methylated-DNA--[protein]-cysteine S-methyltransferase; this translates as MFKLYYKSPICYLSLHSDGNFLIKLDFCQEKREEKSCELLEYAKNELELYFSKKLNVFKTPLKIQGSDFEQKVYKALIEIPYGKLQTYKQIAEKIGHKNAFRAVGNANSKNELPIFIPCHRVIACKGLGGYSGGLGIKKFLLQLEGVDLAQFA
- a CDS encoding MFS transporter, with translation MNSYNVLAWLNFFVADVRDGLGPYLGVFLKGHGFLEGQIGFIGTITSLSTLILGIPFGILVDKTHYKRTLITFCILMIMFSTLANYFYPTFIFTLLAQFSISLCAVFLAPAFAALTLGIVGQKAYAQQTSRNEAYKHAGTAFSAALSFVCALYFGIASIFAITTFMGIFSLLCLIFLRNAFINHEVARGAEVSLEKPKNPLNESKLEETLMQPQKTFKFKQNSNEQKASFKLFKAIFDKQLLVLSVVLFCFHLSNAAMLPLLSQRAHTLGVDSSGAYAAATIIIAQGTMIFVALFCGKFLDISQTQNAYKQNNILNSFNTLIIYIKTRVSKTQIILILMGISLFELLIRGLIAAYFENISGMIIVQILDGVGAGITGVIVPILVAFILRGSGHINAGLAFVMTCGGVGGALSGSLGGFIAQYYGYFMAYMALALVAGIGLVIWCLFANIFKNNDKRIQEF
- the purF gene encoding amidophosphoribosyltransferase; amino-acid sequence: MCAVVGVINSKNASTYAYYALFAMQHRGQEASGISVSNGKNIKTIKAKGEVSQVFNEEKLKSLEGELAIGHNRYSTAGNSSLNDTQPIAATCILGDIALAHNGNLVNKDEVRTRLIQDGAIFRTNMDTENVVHLIARSKKQNLKERFIESLRDCVGAYCFVLADKEKLYVARDPYGVRPLSLGRLKDGGYIIASETCAFDLIEAEFIRDILPGEMLIFTLGQEQFESIELFKSEPRICAFEYVYFARPDSVVEGKSVYEVRKKMGENLAKKFIYKADFVVPVPDSGVSAAIGFAHYLKIPLEMAIVRNHYVGRTFIEPTQELRNLKVKLKLNPMGKVLKGKEIVVIDDSIVRGTTSKKIISLLRSAGASKIHLAIACPEIKFPDVYGIDTPTFEELISAHKNIEEVRKYIKADSLSFLSIDELVDSIGDERAYSLVSFNGDYFITK
- the dapB gene encoding 4-hydroxy-tetrahydrodipicolinate reductase, with translation MLQIGIYGAKGRMGKQIQFCLEEENAKASALFDQNDNISEFFENCEVVIDFSSPIGTKELLNFARTNPKPLVIGTTGLDEKTFQLLQSAAEVMPVFYATNMSLGVAVLNYLANKASTLLENFDIEILEMHHRHKKDSPSGTAMSLAQNVAKARFLDLEKVRISGRDGIIGERNKDTIAVMSLRGGDIVGRHTIGFYEDGEYLELTHNATSRATFAKGAIKIAKWLVSKEPNLYSINDFLGI
- a CDS encoding SH3 domain-containing C40 family peptidase; translation: MRYIFLIFALIFTACSLKTNTNEVLNQTNFEMNSRSKHYAKLDFEQNLSLLPVSKEFFKNDGKTYKKYFFSAWHSDFRNLNSKNLFWSFEAYLNKNNKYYFFNKQIIPKSWFEKNIINANISALGSINKKALVIKNTLLKNFPTQGLILKNPFKEGEGIPFDYAIDNILNIGSPVLISHLTKDKRYAFVRFENSFGFIQTDALEIFSEHRTKIYENLNFITPLFEKMPVFDEKGRYFFETRIGAIYPYYKSDKEYYYGKIGENKYKIAKDKAANFPLEFNDLHLKHQLSEVLNLPYGWGGYSFERDCSLLTHDIFVPFGLYMPRNSLAQNNAFSHFDISFLSNTQKKEFLKNFAKPYLSLLYLKGHIMLYVGSFKDKELAIHSIWGLRKSESKRLLISRSVITGLEIGKDEIPDENLLLSKLKEISFIRLEESEKTRIKDYLSKFKKQNF
- a CDS encoding ATP-dependent DNA helicase — its product is MLNKLEKILERHNVFLSGGAGVGKSFLTKKIKNSYEKQDKKVITLGSSALSAINIGGITLHSFFCFGRCVNLEELYLYDKKQRKKLIQLEKILKKIDLIIIDEISMVSADLLDMIAFRVKSFGFKGKFLIVGDFFQLPPVIKDKQVNSLFVNSHYAFSSLFWEELMLKNLSLSVSKRTQNEQFYEKLSLLRQGIFNDELLEYFQTFLLNPKKLESEFDDFTLLCGINKKADDINEQRLNKIQNPLFSFRAELTKEDEDLTQAQFDSWIKSLSIVENLKLKVGARIIFTLNNFDKGYFNGEQGIIDEILEQENKFYIKIIKNNGCEILLEPYTYLFEEVKQIGEEIFTAIRASVSQFPIKLAYAITIHKSQGMSIEKLICDIDNIFENGQLYVALSRGINPKNLKILYSKSLNFKNYFVNVLKTDENVKTFYRENDFLDLENDEE
- the lolA gene encoding LolA-like outer membrane lipoprotein chaperone, giving the protein MMRILFFITFFVAKLFCLDLNFTNFSSDFIQSVSSKNSKINYSGHFVLTQNKAFWSYEKPTRKEIYINKNQITIVEHDLEQVIFSTLDTIPNLNEIFKSAKKIRPNELEAKYQNINYKILLENDEVKSIGYKDEFENYVLITLLKQSKNTKLDENIFIPKFPKNYDLVR